AACAGCGTCCCGGCGTCCAGTGCGGATGCCCAGGCAACGACCCCTTTGTCGGCCCGTCCCGATTTGACCTTGCGCAACTCGGAAACAACGTTGGTATCAAGCAGGAACATCAGGACAGGTCCGCCGGGCGCACAACAATCTCGGCCTTGCCGGGTTCGAACTCGATGTCGGTTTCCGCGCCCATGGACAGAAGGTCGATAACGCTGACGGCCTTCCCGGTAATGCGCTGATATTCCTCAATGGTCAGGAGCACATGAGCCGTCCGCCCTCGGTCCGTGATGAAAACAGGACCAGCCTGCGCGGCCTTCTTGGCACGGCCAACATCCTGGTTGAAGTCCCGGCTTGAGACGGTGGTGATGGGCATGGCGGCTTCTCCCTCGATAACGTAGACACGTTACTACATTTGGCGATGGCAATGCCAGTCCGCAATCCCCTCACGGAGACCGGCAGCCTTCAGATCGTCGCCAGCATGTGCGTGGCGATTCCCATGGCCAAGCCCGCTTCCGCCAGTCGGCGGTCGAGGGTGCACAGCGTGGCTCCCCGTTCCCCGGCAATGGCAAGGTGCAAGGCGTCTCCTGCCCTCAGCCCTTGGCCATGGTCGTCGGCAAACCTCGCGGCAATGCGGAAATGATTGCCCTGGACGGGCAGGGTCTGGAAGGACTCAGCTACCAATCGATTGAACAGCGTCAAGGCGGCGGCACGGTGTTGAACGGTGAGCGCCCCGGTCCTGACCTTGATGGACAGGGCCGAGGAAAACTCCGTCACCACCCAATCGCTGATCGCCAAGTCTTCGGGATTTTGTTCGGAAAGCCAAAGCTGAACCCGCTCGGTGGCGGGTTCATTGGCTACGGCGGCTACCAGCAGCGACGTATCCAGATACAGCATCAATAGCGGCTTTCGTCGCGCATCTGACGCAGAAGCTCTCCGGCTCCGTTTGTTTGCATCGGCATGGTGTCGGTCACGGCCCGCAACGCCGCCAATGTTACCGGGCGGCGCTGGGCTTGAACCTTGGTCAACTGAGCGACCGGCTTGCCCCTGCGGGTGATGCAGATTTCTTCCCCGGCCTCGGCCTGGGCCACCAGTTCGCTGAGATGAGCCTTGGCATCGGCCAAGTTCACTGAGGTCATTCCAGCCTCCTATCTGACCAAGTTGTTGGTCACTTATACCGCCACATTCCCTGGCGGCGCAACTGTCCCATGGGGATATCCCCAC
The sequence above is drawn from the Magnetospirillum sp. 15-1 genome and encodes:
- a CDS encoding type II toxin-antitoxin system Phd/YefM family antitoxin, yielding MPITTVSSRDFNQDVGRAKKAAQAGPVFITDRGRTAHVLLTIEEYQRITGKAVSVIDLLSMGAETDIEFEPGKAEIVVRPADLS
- a CDS encoding type II toxin-antitoxin system prevent-host-death family antitoxin, which gives rise to MTSVNLADAKAHLSELVAQAEAGEEICITRRGKPVAQLTKVQAQRRPVTLAALRAVTDTMPMQTNGAGELLRQMRDESRY
- a CDS encoding type II toxin-antitoxin system VapC family toxin — translated: MMLYLDTSLLVAAVANEPATERVQLWLSEQNPEDLAISDWVVTEFSSALSIKVRTGALTVQHRAAALTLFNRLVAESFQTLPVQGNHFRIAARFADDHGQGLRAGDALHLAIAGERGATLCTLDRRLAEAGLAMGIATHMLATI